From Lentimicrobium sp. L6, a single genomic window includes:
- a CDS encoding two-component regulator propeller domain-containing protein, whose product MHPLIKYILLVCIGLQSIFLYAQEAQYFREGYTVKKDLYSKFDNYTTEDGLISEDVKLILQDKQGYMWFGTSEGLSKYDGYDFTNYQNNPNDSSSISDNFITAIEEDIYGDLWIGTKNGLNKLNRSEGSFYRFYAETGEKNALQNNYISDLLSDSSGVLWIDTYEGYLHKFNIEDSTLKFYKHPPSQNDIYFIHRLFRDGNKIWVCYKNKTQIFYIKEEKFELFEDRDIKLVNMGNNSWFHSYSSVLKDNNGTYYIGNVHSKTLIYEPQKQILRNLPFASIYYMLKGTNNQIWLGGYTLGLVQYDISKNKFTQYKHTDDNPYSIADKRVWDILEDKRGNIWIATPSGVSKLSPQKQAFQHIRHISNVEASIIDNDVKDVIQTNDSNIWVATSNGISVLNKNKNSVKTYRHDPQNKEGLLNDKIKCLYQDKEETIWIGGWTGQGMDFLRNGEEEFKHYSISEKKFNGYDWYVDFAEANDELFVGFFGATSLAKFDRNSLELYDSFNKIGINTKTDVPIIQSYKNYLFSLNFAFLNFDKNKHGAYRDLNVNKNMLNANSVHFKTINLDKTERPNGYEIINGNLFAYTNFNLWTFDDINETFTKNLRINQEVNSIEKAKEEDCIWLANENRLKKVKLGLQDRELKSINLPSEITDLYSSDDTIYIGTQKGLYFVAESKLQNYNDLVQIKGFESTKINEIIINKNRLIHVSSDNGLYILNQNKTIKNYLTAENSELSNVIIHDIFIDKQQNFWIGTQEGLNLYDEEGGNFQSWFHDEMDPHSISGNTIYSITERDDGLYLGTNCGYSIFNLKSNSFIRKFSADENSVQTSLTTCLLSDSKDNIWIGNGSNGYSVDYLNTATNTIKHYHDLPYDSASYKGKEANFVFEDSQNNIWIGTDKGLNKFDRKTETFKLFSKENGMPTSEVLAMEEDDKGVYWLGSNEGLIKFNEEANSFKQFRTRDGISSNTYSQKASAKLYSGELVFGSRKGLTVFHPDSIYPSPILPNPVLSKMYVFDSLAFDDLSNISDVKLSDEQNNFTIEFSVLDYINPAKNEYSYRLKGYDKDWITTSYTNRKAKYTDLPYGKYTFQLLASNQDGLWTEKPIELEIRIIPPLYKTTIAYVFYILVFILSSFLYGNFRIRRIKKHNKQLEETIQLRTEEIVSQSEALGEQKISEFIKESKLEIAQQRMIVQEEERRRISRELHDGVGGHLTGIKLFLENIQEEEESHDLNLLLEDVKRLYQEVRNLSHDLLPPEFEETSVKEVLKVYVEQYMLRTNVDIVLSFHPKNQWDKVEQVAQVDIYRTIQELLQNAIKHADASEIEIEVTRHEDYIGIMVEDNGSGMDVKAEHNGSGLRNLRKRLELLGGKVFIDSKLKRGTIVNIEIPNVFHEDEIENSYPLLSKS is encoded by the coding sequence ATGCATCCTCTGATTAAGTATATTCTTCTGGTTTGTATTGGCTTACAAAGTATATTTTTATATGCTCAGGAGGCACAGTATTTCCGTGAAGGTTATACCGTTAAAAAAGATTTGTACTCAAAGTTTGATAATTATACTACGGAGGATGGTTTGATTAGTGAAGATGTAAAATTAATACTGCAAGATAAACAGGGTTATATGTGGTTTGGCACATCTGAAGGACTTAGTAAATACGATGGTTATGATTTCACCAATTATCAAAATAATCCTAATGACAGCTCTTCTATATCTGACAATTTTATCACAGCTATTGAAGAAGATATTTATGGTGATTTATGGATAGGAACTAAAAATGGACTGAATAAACTCAACCGATCTGAAGGGTCTTTTTATAGATTTTATGCAGAGACTGGAGAGAAAAATGCTTTGCAAAATAACTATATCAGTGATTTGTTATCAGACTCCTCAGGAGTTTTGTGGATAGATACTTATGAGGGCTATCTTCACAAATTTAATATAGAGGATTCTACTCTTAAGTTTTACAAGCATCCTCCATCTCAAAATGACATTTATTTTATACATAGGTTATTCAGAGATGGAAATAAGATTTGGGTTTGTTATAAAAATAAAACCCAGATTTTTTATATTAAAGAAGAGAAGTTTGAATTATTTGAAGATCGGGATATTAAGTTGGTTAATATGGGGAATAATAGTTGGTTTCATTCTTATTCATCTGTTTTAAAGGATAATAACGGGACTTATTATATCGGAAATGTCCATAGTAAAACGCTTATTTATGAACCCCAAAAACAAATATTAAGAAATTTGCCGTTTGCATCTATATATTATATGCTAAAGGGTACGAATAATCAAATATGGTTGGGAGGCTATACTCTTGGCCTAGTTCAGTATGATATTAGTAAAAACAAATTCACCCAATATAAGCATACTGATGATAATCCATATTCAATCGCGGATAAAAGAGTATGGGATATCCTAGAAGACAAAAGAGGAAATATTTGGATAGCGACTCCCTCAGGGGTCTCTAAATTAAGCCCACAAAAACAGGCCTTTCAACACATTAGGCATATTAGTAATGTTGAGGCATCCATCATTGATAATGATGTAAAAGATGTGATTCAAACTAATGACAGTAATATTTGGGTTGCTACTTCTAATGGTATTAGTGTTTTGAATAAGAACAAGAATAGTGTTAAAACATATCGACATGATCCCCAAAACAAAGAAGGTTTACTAAATGATAAAATTAAATGTCTGTATCAGGATAAGGAGGAGACGATCTGGATAGGTGGTTGGACAGGTCAGGGGATGGATTTTTTAAGGAACGGTGAAGAAGAATTCAAGCACTACTCCATCTCGGAAAAAAAATTCAATGGATATGATTGGTATGTCGATTTTGCAGAAGCAAATGATGAGCTCTTTGTAGGCTTTTTTGGAGCAACATCACTTGCGAAATTTGACAGGAATAGTTTAGAGTTATATGATTCCTTTAATAAAATTGGAATTAACACTAAAACGGATGTGCCAATTATTCAATCGTATAAAAATTATCTTTTTTCTCTAAATTTCGCCTTTCTCAATTTTGACAAAAATAAGCATGGGGCATATAGAGACCTTAATGTTAATAAGAATATGTTAAATGCAAATTCGGTGCATTTTAAGACAATTAATCTAGATAAAACGGAAAGACCAAATGGATATGAGATTATCAATGGAAATTTATTTGCATATACTAATTTCAACCTTTGGACCTTTGATGACATTAATGAGACCTTTACTAAAAACTTAAGAATAAATCAGGAAGTTAACAGCATTGAAAAAGCAAAAGAGGAGGACTGTATTTGGTTAGCCAATGAAAACAGACTGAAAAAGGTTAAGTTAGGACTTCAAGATCGTGAACTTAAAAGTATCAACCTTCCTTCAGAGATTACCGATTTATATTCATCTGATGATACTATTTATATTGGAACACAAAAGGGTCTGTATTTTGTAGCAGAATCAAAACTACAGAATTACAATGATCTTGTTCAGATAAAGGGGTTTGAGTCCACGAAAATTAATGAGATTATTATCAATAAAAATCGCTTAATCCATGTCTCCTCAGATAATGGTTTGTATATTTTGAATCAAAACAAAACCATAAAGAATTACCTAACAGCTGAGAATTCTGAACTCTCAAATGTAATTATTCACGATATTTTCATAGATAAGCAGCAAAATTTTTGGATTGGAACACAAGAGGGGCTTAATTTGTATGATGAGGAAGGTGGTAATTTTCAATCATGGTTTCATGATGAAATGGATCCCCATTCAATTTCAGGTAATACCATCTATTCCATAACGGAAAGAGATGATGGCTTATATCTGGGAACAAACTGCGGTTATAGTATATTCAATCTAAAATCAAATTCCTTTATCAGAAAATTTTCTGCCGATGAGAATAGTGTCCAGACTAGCTTAACCACTTGCTTGTTATCAGATTCCAAAGACAATATTTGGATTGGAAATGGGTCAAATGGGTATAGCGTTGACTATCTAAATACCGCAACAAATACGATTAAACACTATCATGATTTACCCTACGATTCTGCTTCCTACAAAGGGAAGGAAGCCAATTTTGTTTTTGAAGATAGCCAAAATAATATATGGATAGGTACAGATAAAGGTTTGAATAAATTCGATAGAAAAACAGAGACATTTAAATTGTTTTCTAAAGAAAATGGTATGCCTACTTCAGAAGTACTGGCGATGGAAGAAGATGATAAAGGGGTTTATTGGTTAGGCTCGAATGAGGGTCTTATAAAATTTAATGAGGAAGCTAATTCATTCAAACAATTCAGAACAAGGGATGGTATATCATCCAATACTTATAGCCAAAAGGCATCGGCTAAATTATATTCAGGGGAGTTGGTCTTTGGTTCCAGAAAAGGACTCACTGTCTTCCACCCCGATAGCATATATCCAAGCCCAATCTTGCCCAATCCTGTATTATCAAAGATGTATGTTTTCGATAGCTTAGCATTCGATGATTTATCAAATATCTCTGATGTGAAGCTTAGTGATGAACAAAATAACTTCACCATAGAGTTTTCAGTTTTAGATTATATCAATCCAGCAAAAAATGAATACTCCTATCGGTTGAAGGGGTATGATAAAGATTGGATAACTACCTCTTATACCAATAGAAAAGCAAAATATACTGACTTGCCCTATGGTAAGTATACTTTTCAATTATTGGCTAGCAATCAGGATGGTTTATGGACAGAGAAGCCTATTGAACTCGAAATAAGAATTATCCCTCCATTGTATAAAACCACAATAGCCTATGTTTTTTATATTTTAGTATTTATATTGAGTTCCTTCCTCTATGGAAACTTTAGGATAAGAAGAATAAAGAAGCATAATAAACAATTGGAGGAAACTATTCAATTAAGAACGGAAGAAATTGTCTCTCAAAGTGAGGCTTTAGGTGAGCAAAAAATAAGTGAATTCATTAAAGAAAGTAAACTAGAAATTGCTCAGCAAAGAATGATTGTGCAAGAAGAGGAGAGAAGACGGATTTCTCGTGAACTACATGATGGCGTTGGTGGCCATCTTACGGGGATTAAATTGTTTTTAGAGAATATTCAAGAAGAGGAGGAGTCTCACGATTTAAACCTTCTTTTGGAGGATGTAAAACGACTTTATCAGGAAGTCAGGAATCTTTCCCACGATTTATTGCCGCCTGAGTTTGAAGAAACATCTGTAAAGGAAGTACTCAAGGTTTATGTGGAGCAATATATGTTGCGTACAAATGTAGATATCGTTTTGTCTTTCCATCCCAAAAACCAGTGGGATAAAGTAGAACAGGTAGCTCAAGTCGATATTTATAGAACAATACAAGAACTATTGCAAAATGCCATAAAACATGCCGATGCTAGCGAAATTGAAATTGAAGTCACACGTCATGAAGATTATATTGGAATAATGGTAGAGGATAATGGTTCGGGAATGGATGTAAAGGCAGAGCATAATGGTAGTGGTTTGAGAAACCTGAGAAAAAGATTAGAATTACTCGGAGGGAAGGTTTTTATCGATAGCAAATTAAAAAGAGGTACTATTGTGAATATTGAAATTCCTAATGTGTTTCATGAGGATGAAATTGAGAATTCATACCCGCTTTTGTCTAAATCATAA